A genomic segment from Equus przewalskii isolate Varuska chromosome X, EquPr2, whole genome shotgun sequence encodes:
- the LOC139080962 gene encoding histone H2B type W-T-like: protein MAEPVAEPSSEESLGTTEPAEADPKSPKQKQPRPRRHRRRCLDSFATYFPRVLRRVHEGLSLSQEAVSVLDSFVKDIFERIAGEAALLARSTKRSTISSREIQTAVRLLLPGEIGKHAVSEASKAVLRYTNRR from the coding sequence ATGGCTGAGCCTGTCGCTGAGCCTTCCTCTGAGGAAAGCCTGGGCACCACGGAGCCCGCGGAAGCCGACCCGAAGAGCCCGAAGCAGAAGCAGCCAAGgccccgccgccaccgccgccgctgCCTCGACAGTTTCGCCACCTATTTCCCCAGGGTTCTGAGGCGGGTTCACGAGGGCCTGAGCCTGTCTCAGGAGGCCGTGAGCGTCCTGGATTCCTTCGTGAAGGACATCTTCGAGCGCATCGCCGGCGAGGCCGCGCTCCTGGCCCGCTCCACCAAGCGCTCCACCATCTCGTCCAGAGAGATCCAGACCGCCGTGCGCCTGCTGCTGCCGGGGGAGATTGGCAAGCACGCCGTGTCTGAGGCCAGCAAGGCCGTCCTTAGGTACACCAACCGCCGCTGA